The window GCTTTGATGAAGAGCTCCTCCACAAATACGAAGAAGATATTCTCAAATTGCCCAAAGTAGTTGCCGTCAAATCACAACGTGGCAGAACCTATGGTGCCAACATCTATCTTGATATTGTATTGGAAATGAACCCCGATTTGTCCGTCTACGAAAGCCATGAAATTACCGAACAGGTAGAACAACTCCTTACACTGAAATACGGTGTTTTTGATGTAGATATCCATGTCGAACCTTCTGAAATCCCTCATGACGAAATCTTTGAACACGTCTTTGACAAACTCTACCGCTTCGAATCCGAAATCCAAGCGCATGAAGTTGGCTATGAAGACCTGATTGATGAGAATTACTTACTGATTGATGCCAAGGGGCGCTACCTTAATAAAATTGAAATGCTCCAAGCCCATCCTATACAATCCACCTACCTATCCAACTACCAGATGACCTCTATCAGCCAGAAATCCAAGCTGGTCACCTTTGAAATCGGTGACTATGTCCACACATCCCTCTGGCGACGCCATGAAAACTGGACAGTCATCTTCCATCAAATTTCAAAGAAACAAGCCTAGTCAGCTAGACCAGGCTTTTCATTTGGACATATAGTCATTTGAAGAGCTTTGATACATCGTCACTTTCGGCTTGCCGTACTCCACGAAAGTGACTTGCTTCGCAAGTCTTACTACCAACCTAGAACAGCCTTTAGGCTGTTCTAGCTGCCTGCACCTCAGTTCCTTGTCTGAAAGCTAATTCATTCGACTATACAAAAAGAGCACATGGCTCTTTTTCTTATATTATTAGTTTTTTACTGCATCTGTAGCAACATCTTCACCAAACCATTTTTGTGAAATTTCTTGGAAGGTTCCATCGCTATATAATTCTGTAAAGGCTTTATTGATGTTTTCAACCAGTGTCGTATCTGACTTACGAGCACCGACTGCGAAAGTCTCATTTTCAAATCCAGCATCAATAATGTTGTAATCTGCGATGATACCTTCTTGTTGCAAGTAGTAGTTGGCATACACACGGTCAATCAAGAGACCATTGATACGATCATTTTTCAAGTCAATCAAGGCTTCATTGAATGTAGCGTATTGACTAGCGTCATTGTTTTGAACAATGTCTTTCAAAATGGCAGGTTGTGATTCAAAGACTGAATAACCTGAAGAACCTGCTTGTGCGCCCAAGAGCTTGTCCTTCATATCAGATACTTGACTGATATTGGATGATTTTTTCGTCACAAGGACTTGTTGGTTATCCATGTAAGAATCTGTAAAGAGGACCTTCTCCTTACGCTCATCTGTTACAGAATAACCATTCCAAATCAAATCAATGTTTCCATTGTTCAATTCGGTTTCTTTCAAATCCCAGTCAATGGGCTGCCATTCAATAGCAATACCGTATTTATCAAATACTGCCGTTGCTAAATCAATATCAAATCCAGTGTAGCTACCATCTGTTTCTTCAAAGCCCATTGGGACAAAAGTCTTGTCAAACCCGATTGTGATGGACTTTTCAGATTCGTAAGTTGACCAATTATCAGACTTGGTCGTTGACTGGCTTGAGCCACAAGCAGCAAGGGCAAAAGTCGTTACAAGAGCCGCAGCTCCAAGCATCATTTTTTTCATATTCATCATCATATTTGTTCCTTTTCTTAGTGTTTTGGTTCAATTTTGATGATTTCATCTGCGATATTTTCAGCAAACTGCATATCGTGGGTGACCACAATTTGCGTAATTCCAGTAGCCCTATTTTCAAGAATGAGTTTTTCGACTTCTTTTCTTAATTCAGGATCTAGGGCAGAGGTTGGTTCGTCATAGCCGATAATCTCAGGATCAATCATCATAGCACGCGCCAAAGCCACACGTTGCTTTTGTCCACCCGATAGCGAAAACGGATAGGCAGTAGCATGGTTAGCTAGGCCAAGAGTATCCAAGAGTTTAAGGGCCTTGTCTTCCGCCTCTGAACGCGACATATTCTGCGTTTTCATAGGAGAGAGAACCAAGTTTTCCAATACGGATAGGTGTGGGAAAAGCTGGAAGTCTTGGAAGACAAAGCCCAGCAGATGTCGTTTACCCAACTCCTCAAGTGGCAGTTCCTGACCGTTGTAAATCAGGGTACCTGAATCAATGGTTTCCAAACCAGCCAACATCCGTAAAAGAGTTGTCTTTCCACCGCCTGATTGACCAACGATGGCAATGATTTTCCCCTCTGGAATAACCAAATCATAGTTGGAGAAAATCTGTTTATTATCAAATCGTTTGGATAGATTGCGTAGTTCTAACATGACTTCCTCCTATCTATAATAGTCAAATTTCTTTTCTACCTGCTTAGAAACAAGGGTCACAGCTCCAATCATCAAGAGATAGATAGCACCTGCGATAAACATAGGGGCTAGGCTAGCATCACGGTTGGCTGCTGTACGGCTGGCAAGCAAGAGGTCGCTAACACCCAAGGCATAGACCAAGGATGTATCCTTGACCAAGGTCATGACTTCATTGAAAACACTTGGTAGGACAATTTTCACGACCTGGGGCAATACGATATAGCGAATGGTCTGAACAGGTGTAAATTTCAAGACCTTAGCTGCTTCATACTGACCTTTGGGAATGGCCTCAATACCACCACGGAAAATTTCAGAGAAATAGGCCGCATAGTTGAGGGTAAAGGCCAGAATAACAGCAGGCATGCGGTCAAAGGTAATACCAACACTTGGCAGAACATAATAAACAAAAATCAGTTGCAAGAGCAAGGGGGTCCCACGCATAATTAAAACATAGAAATGCAAGAGCCATTGCAAGGGTTTGAACTTAATCTGCATCAAAAAGGCAAAAACAGCTCCCAGAGGCAAGGACAGTAACAATACTAGAAAAAATACTTGCAGGGAAACCACTGCACCATTTAATAGACTGGGCAGAACTTCCATAACATAATCCATAAAGTTCTCCTAAAAGAATGATTAGGTTCTAGTATAGCAGAAAATATCTTGTATTACAAAGAAAAGTTTTCAATTTTCTAATAATTTCCCTATAAATTGTATAAAATTGCAAAAGCCATCAAAATGAAAAGCGAACAAGGTTCATTTTCTGCAAAACAGAAAAACTTGTTCGCTTTAGTTCATTTGTAAACCTCCACACACTAGAGGCGCAATTTAGATGATAGCTACAATTTCTTCAATCAAGGCTGGTTCTGTCAAGCCTGTCACTTCTGCTACAACTTCTGGCAAGGATTTTTCCTGCAAAAGAGCTTGCAGTTGAACGGATTGCTCATCTGTTTCATCCTTGTAACCAAAGATATAGCTGACAGTCGCAAGGAGGTTATCATAAGACAAGCCACGTTCACGGAGTTCACGGATTGGGCGGATAAAGCGTTCGTCATAACCAAGCTTACGGATTGGCGTCCGAGCTACGCGGGCAATGTCATCCACGATATAAGGATTTTCGAAGCGGCTAATGATGACTTTATGGTAGTCCACCAAGGCTTGCTCGTCAAAGTTCCATTTGGCAATCAAAAGACTACGGATTTCTGCCAGCACAGCCTCAACCTTGCTTTTCACCTCAGGATTTTGCAAGGCTTCTAGGATAGTGGTCGCCCCAAAATGCGCACCTGTGTAGGCAGAAGTCGCATGACCTGAGTTGACAGAGAAGAGTTTACGTTCAATGAAAGGCTCCAAGTCCGCTTCATAGTGAACACCCTCTAGCTTCAAGTTTGGATTTTTCATGCCCTGGGTTTCAACCACCCACTCATTGAAAGGCTCAACTACGACAAAGAGTGGATCTTCATGACTTTGGGCTGGGACAATGCGGTCCACCGCTGCATTTGGGAAGCCGACAAACTCTGCTGCGTAAGCCAAACCTTCCTCTGACAAGTGTTTTTTGACTTCTTCGTAAAGAAAGGCAGAGCCACCAATCATATTCTCACAAGCCAAAACATCAAACGGTTGGGTATTGCCTGCTTGACGACGGGCTTCAATCCCCTCAGCAACTAAGCCAGCAATGAAAGGCAGGATGTTTGGTCCAATAGCTGTCGTTACCAAATCAGCTGTAGCAATAGCTGTGACAACTTCTTCAGGATTAAGACGGTTGTTAATCCCACGCACCCCTGAAACTGCGATATGGCGTTGACCTTCTTCTGCTATTTCAATCTCGTAAGCATGACGCTGGTTCAAGGCATCAATAATGGTTTCATTAACATCGACAAAGGCAATCTCAAAGCCGTTTTCAAATAAGATTTCTCCAATAAAGCCACGTCCGATATTTCCTGCTCCAAAGTGAACTGCTTGTTTCATCTCTTCTTCTCCCTTATCCTACACTATTTAACAGGGCGATTACTTCGTCTTCTGACTGAGCATCTGCCAATTTGACCACATTGTCCACATC is drawn from Streptococcus sp. 29892 and contains these coding sequences:
- a CDS encoding amino acid ABC transporter substrate-binding protein, whose translation is MMMNMKKMMLGAAALVTTFALAACGSSQSTTKSDNWSTYESEKSITIGFDKTFVPMGFEETDGSYTGFDIDLATAVFDKYGIAIEWQPIDWDLKETELNNGNIDLIWNGYSVTDERKEKVLFTDSYMDNQQVLVTKKSSNISQVSDMKDKLLGAQAGSSGYSVFESQPAILKDIVQNNDASQYATFNEALIDLKNDRINGLLIDRVYANYYLQQEGIIADYNIIDAGFENETFAVGARKSDTTLVENINKAFTELYSDGTFQEISQKWFGEDVATDAVKN
- a CDS encoding amino acid ABC transporter ATP-binding protein, whose product is MLELRNLSKRFDNKQIFSNYDLVIPEGKIIAIVGQSGGGKTTLLRMLAGLETIDSGTLIYNGQELPLEELGKRHLLGFVFQDFQLFPHLSVLENLVLSPMKTQNMSRSEAEDKALKLLDTLGLANHATAYPFSLSGGQKQRVALARAMMIDPEIIGYDEPTSALDPELRKEVEKLILENRATGITQIVVTHDMQFAENIADEIIKIEPKH
- a CDS encoding amino acid ABC transporter permease, coding for MDYVMEVLPSLLNGAVVSLQVFFLVLLLSLPLGAVFAFLMQIKFKPLQWLLHFYVLIMRGTPLLLQLIFVYYVLPSVGITFDRMPAVILAFTLNYAAYFSEIFRGGIEAIPKGQYEAAKVLKFTPVQTIRYIVLPQVVKIVLPSVFNEVMTLVKDTSLVYALGVSDLLLASRTAANRDASLAPMFIAGAIYLLMIGAVTLVSKQVEKKFDYYR
- a CDS encoding mannitol-1-phosphate 5-dehydrogenase translates to MKQAVHFGAGNIGRGFIGEILFENGFEIAFVDVNETIIDALNQRHAYEIEIAEEGQRHIAVSGVRGINNRLNPEEVVTAIATADLVTTAIGPNILPFIAGLVAEGIEARRQAGNTQPFDVLACENMIGGSAFLYEEVKKHLSEEGLAYAAEFVGFPNAAVDRIVPAQSHEDPLFVVVEPFNEWVVETQGMKNPNLKLEGVHYEADLEPFIERKLFSVNSGHATSAYTGAHFGATTILEALQNPEVKSKVEAVLAEIRSLLIAKWNFDEQALVDYHKVIISRFENPYIVDDIARVARTPIRKLGYDERFIRPIRELRERGLSYDNLLATVSYIFGYKDETDEQSVQLQALLQEKSLPEVVAEVTGLTEPALIEEIVAII